Proteins encoded in a region of the Candidatus Auribacterota bacterium genome:
- a CDS encoding Spy/CpxP family protein refolding chaperone — protein sequence MRSRFNITRTALRVGALLLILTVARAQTPCPKPEEGREHRKGPFREQLKTLNLTAAQTEQLTAQRKEKREAMKNLRESLKAKRRELREELYKENTDKAKIESIASELKKLNAQRIDRHVQGILQMKAMLTPEQFKKLSSLKQERMGRLPEGLKGKGRRHGHDGDEDWEKKPAPAAVQSPQAAPGTGGSAKD from the coding sequence ATGAGATCGCGATTCAACATCACACGGACAGCACTGAGGGTGGGAGCGCTGCTCCTCATTCTGACGGTCGCGCGCGCTCAGACACCCTGCCCCAAGCCGGAGGAGGGGCGGGAGCACAGGAAGGGGCCGTTCAGGGAGCAGCTTAAGACACTCAACCTGACCGCCGCGCAGACGGAGCAGCTCACCGCGCAGCGCAAGGAGAAGAGAGAGGCGATGAAGAACCTGCGCGAGTCTCTGAAGGCGAAGCGCAGGGAGCTTCGCGAGGAGCTGTACAAGGAGAATACAGACAAGGCAAAGATCGAGAGCATCGCGTCCGAACTGAAGAAACTCAACGCACAGCGCATAGACCGGCATGTGCAGGGCATCCTGCAGATGAAGGCGATGCTCACACCGGAGCAGTTCAAGAAGCTGAGCTCGCTCAAGCAAGAGCGCATGGGAAGACTGCCCGAGGGACTCAAGGGGAAGGGCCGCCGGCACGGGCACGATGGAGATGAGGATTGGGAGAAAAAGCCCGCGCCTGCCGCCGTGCAATCGCCGCAGGCAGCGCCCGGTACTGGCGGAAGTGCCAAGGATTAA